A genomic stretch from Helianthus annuus cultivar XRQ/B chromosome 1, HanXRQr2.0-SUNRISE, whole genome shotgun sequence includes:
- the LOC110866372 gene encoding cysteine proteinase inhibitor A-like: MNRRTSSYVASSLIITALLLFAFCELGFCRVEKSLFMGRIRDLPDPTQNGVELESLARFAVEEHNKKENSLLKFGRLVKTREQVVAGKMYYFTLEANDAAAGKTKVYEAKVWVKPWMNFKQLQEFKVSDEQNA, from the exons atgaATCGAAGAACATCTTCGTATGTTGCATCGTCTCTCATCATCACCGCTCTTCTACTTTTCGCTTTTTGCGAATTGGGATTTTGCAGAGTTGAAAAGAGTTTATTTATGGGCAGAATCCGTGATCTTCCGGATCCTACCCAAAACGGCGTCGAATTAGAATCTCTCGCACGTTTCGCTGTTGAAGAACACAACAAAAAAGAG AACTCTCTTCTGAAGTTTGGTAGATTGGTAAAGACGAGAGAGCAGGTGGTTGCTGGTAAAATGTACTATTTTACTCTGGAGGCAAATGATGCAGCAGCAGGCAAGACTAAAGTATACGAGGCTAAAGTTTGGGTGAAACCTTGGATGAACTTCAAGCAGTTGCAAGAGTTTAAGGTTTCTGATGAACAAAATGCGTAG